One window of Acipenser ruthenus chromosome 17, fAciRut3.2 maternal haplotype, whole genome shotgun sequence genomic DNA carries:
- the LOC117422869 gene encoding COP9 signalosome complex subunit 9-like — protein MKPAVDEMFPEGAGPYVDLDEAGGSSGLLMDLAANEKAVHADFFNDFEDLFDDDDTQ, from the exons ATGAAGCCGGCAGTTGATGAAATGTTTCCTGAAGGAGCTGGACCATATGTAGATCTTGATGAG GCAGGTGGAAGCTCTGGACTTTTGATGGACTTGGCAGCCAATGAAAAAGCAGTACATGCTGATTTCTTTAACG atTTTGAAGACCTATTTGACGATGATGATACCCAGTGA